The Arcobacter arenosus region AAATTTGATAAAAGAAGTAAACTTGTGAAGTTAACAGAAGAAGGGGCAAAGGTTTGTAAAGCTTGTTTTTCAGATATGCTTGCATATGAAGAGAAAAGATTTTCAAAACTTACAGAAGAAGAAAAAAAGATTTATACAGAATTAACTCAAAAACTTCTTCATTAATCTGTATATATGAATAGGACTTATCCTATTCATACACCTTATACATTTATTTTAAATCTTCAAATGGAAGTCCTACGTACTGCTCTGCAATAACTTTTCTTCCAGCTTCTGAATTTAAAAAGAACTCTAACTCTGAACCTTCCATTCTTTGTTGATAGAAATCTTTGTCATCACCAAAATTATGTAAAAGGTCTGTTAACCACCAAGAAAATCTAACACCATGCCAAATTCTTCTTAATGCTATTGGTGAGTATTGTTCAATACACTCTTTATCACCCTCTTTATATACTCTTGTTAATATCTTATATAAAGTAGATACATCTGAAGCGGCTAGATTTAATCCTTTTGCTCCTGTTGGAGGTACAATATGTCCTGCATCACCAACTAAAAATAAGTTTCCATATTGTAATGGCTCACAAATAAATGACCTTGTTGGAACAATACTTTTTTCAATACTAGGTCCAGTTATTAAATTATCTCTAGCAGATTCTGGCATTCTTAATTTAAACTCTTCCCAAAATCTTTCATCTGACCAATCTTCAATTTCCTCATCAGCTGGAACTTGAATATAATATCTTGATCTAGTATCTGATCTCATTGAAGCAAGTGCAAAACCTCTTTCAGTTTTAGCATAAATAAGTTCAGGGTTAATTGGAGGTGTATCACTCATAAGTCCTAACCATCCAAATGGGTAAACTTTTTCATACTCAGTTCTAACATCAAGAGGGATAGTTTGTCTTGAAACACCATGGAAACCATCACATCCAGCAATATAATCACACTCTAATTTAAACTCTTCACCATTTTGAGTAAATGTAATATATGGATTATCTGAT contains the following coding sequences:
- the pobA gene encoding 4-hydroxybenzoate 3-monooxygenase; this encodes MKTKKTQVAIIGAGPSGLLLSLLLHKQGIESVILERVTGEYVLGRIRAGVLEQGFAKLVREADVAHNMDTIGQVHDAVEFAIGDKRTKIELTELTGESVIVYGQVDITRDMMEAREQRGIEAYYEVSDVQPHDVKSDNPYITFTQNGEEFKLECDYIAGCDGFHGVSRQTIPLDVRTEYEKVYPFGWLGLMSDTPPINPELIYAKTERGFALASMRSDTRSRYYIQVPADEEIEDWSDERFWEEFKLRMPESARDNLITGPSIEKSIVPTRSFICEPLQYGNLFLVGDAGHIVPPTGAKGLNLAASDVSTLYKILTRVYKEGDKECIEQYSPIALRRIWHGVRFSWWLTDLLHNFGDDKDFYQQRMEGSELEFFLNSEAGRKVIAEQYVGLPFEDLK